In Mustela lutreola isolate mMusLut2 chromosome 16, mMusLut2.pri, whole genome shotgun sequence, the genomic window gacggagggagggggTGACTGGCAGGTGGTCCGGCCCCAGCTCCCTCCATCTACACGCCTCCCTCACCTGAAGGGTGGGCCTGCCTGGTGGAGATGCATGGCAAGATGGTGGGGAGGTGGGCTGAGAAGTCAACATCCAGGTCCTGGTCCTGCCGGCCAGAGGCCAATGATGCCCTTACTCCCGCCTCCCATACCCCCACTAGCCAGGGCGCAGTCCCTCACTCACCACCCCATCCTCAGCGGGTGCGTTGTCCCCCACCACCAGCATCACTGGGCAGCTGCAGACACAGAGGAAAAGGGCTGTCTGGCCTGAgccgggggaggagggggcaggggcagcctgGGGGGCGCAGGGCACTCACCGGAGCGTCTTGGCATTGGGCACTGTTCCGGGCCGGTTAATGTCCAGGTCTCTgcggctgcagagagagaggcagagtagAGACAGGCAGCTCAGGATGGGATGCCAGGGATCGTGCGcaccaggccccaccccagcATCCCACAATGGCAATAGGGCCTGACGTCCACGTCTGGGCCCAGAATTGGGTCTTATGGTTATTGAATTGTCAGCTATGGAAAAGGCCTCCCAGATCCCAGCTGACAGGGAGACAGGGATATAGCCTGCACAAATAGGGTGTCTTCAGGTGTGCCCTCATATGGGACTTCTCAGACCCCCCAATTCAGGCCAGGTGGGCCCTCAATTTGACTGTCGCTCCCCCTCTAAGCACGGCCCCAACATGTACCACTGCCCATGCATGCGGATCCAAGGTCAGAGAGGCAGAGCCTGGTCCTCTGGCTCTCCACTGTATAACCAGCACCACACATACAGCAggagcttaataaatgttagtaggaggaaggaaggagggaaggccagTGGGCTCCAAGGAACACAGCCTGAAAACCGTGGGCTTCatccagcctcctccccacctACAGATGTCAGCCCGGAGGTTCAGGCCGTGGGGGTCAGGGATGTTGCTGGCATCCCTCACCACCCCTGGCGGGACCGCAGTGCCCCACGGGAGAGGGCATGGAAGAGCCCAAGCACCCGAGTCCGTCCACAGCCCTGCTCTCTGTCTGCCCTTCAAGGGGGGTGACTAGAGCCAGCAGTGACTCTTCTCAGAGCTGCACCCAGCTGCCCACCTGCAGACTGGGGAGCGCACGTGTCTGGCCTGTCACTTTCCCCGAGCCCCAGCAGAGCGAGCACTCAAGTGCCTGGGGCCACAGAGCTGAGCCCCACACCGCCCGTACCTGTTGTACATGTTCCAGAAGAGCTGCAGGTTGGCCTGGTTCACCACGTTCCCGATCTGCTGCCGGTAGCTCTGCACCAGCTCTGTGTTGTTCACCAGCTCCTCCTGGGCCCGGGGGACAGATAGGGGAGGTGCGTGGAGGGGAgcagacagacggacagacggGGATGGGGTCTCAGAGGCGGCTTGCAGGTAGCACAGCCTGCAGCCTTCTTCCCATGGGGAGGATGGGGGCAGTGCCTCGTGGAGTGAGGGGAGGGCTCCATCCGGCAGTCAGAGGAGCAACCCCATCTGTCTCAGCCAAGCGGAGACAGGTCAGATGCGCCAGAACACCCACCCAGACCTCCTCCTCTTGCCTGGCTGTGAGGGGGTACAAGCCCTGGGCACCCCAGAGAGTGGGTGGAACCAGGCCCTCTAGAGGCTCCCAAGACCCCCAGGTCAGCCCCCAGCGCAGCTCCCATGGGGGCCCCACCCCCTTACCTGGCTGAAGAGGTGAGATAGCACCGTGTCAGGTAAAGTGCTGGTGAGGCcagagagctgggggggggggggcagagggggaggccgCATGAGTGCAGCCCCTCCCCCGCACCACCCACAGGGCGCTGTCAGCACCCGCACCCCTGTCTACCAGGACCACGCTCACCTTGGTGGCCGCCCAGTCGATCCAGCCTTTGCCGTTGGGGTCAATGTTCATCAGCACCAGCCCCTCCACCAGGTCGGGAAAGATGAGCTACGGTGAGAGGGAGACAGGGTGTGGGAAGCAGAAGGGTGTGGAGGGAGCCTGTCTTCCCACTCGGGCTCTAGGTGCCTGCCCTGCCTATGTCGCAGGTGGCTGGGGGGTCCGAGAAGAAGAGTCCCAGATGACTCAGGGCCCAGCCGGACCCCTGCCTGGGCTCCCCTGCCTGGGCTCCCTGCCTACGGTCCCTGCTgatcctcctcctgccctcttcccctcccctaacCTTTCACAATTCTTTGACTGATTTGGAGTCTATGTCTGTGGTATTGTTTTCCACGCCTTTTAGTCAGTCTCTGACTATGTTGCTGATGTAAAACTGAGGAGTAAACATCTTCAACGaagtattctgtttctttgctttcacagagaaaaaaaaccctAGTGAAGAAGGAAACCGACCTTTCCAAAGCCTGTGTTGTGTTCAAATGTAAAAGAGACTCGAATGATTTCTTCAGTGGAAAGCAGTGATATAGATACGATTCTGCTATCCTATCAGTGTTCCTGGGGCGGATGGGGAACGGTCGGCAGCTAACAAGCGGTAAGTGCCGAAATCCACACGGAGTTCAAAATGCATGgccttttcttttggaaaaagaagtatttaaacagaaaaaaatttttgaatcctgaaaattaagtttttgttttcagatatgAAAAGCCTATGGGCTCCTACTCAACGTGATGTTTCTGAAATGCAACTTCCTTTAAACCTtccaaactggggtgcctgggtggctccgtcggttaaacgtctgccttcagctcagttcatgatcctgaggttgggatcaaaccccgcatggggtccctgctcagccaagagtctgcttctctccctgcctgctgctccccctgcttgtgcgcttgcatctccaacaaataaataaaatctttaacatcaGAATGGCAACTAGAATgtcacatttttgaaaaaaaaaattcttccaaactTAACATAAGTGTAATTTTTGGTTAAGAAATGACTcccatttatggggcacctgggtggctcagtgggttaagcctctgccttcagctcaggtcatgatcccagggtcctgggatcgagccccacatcaggctctctgctccgcagggagcctgcttccctctctctctctgcctgcctctctgcctacttgtgatctctgccaaaaatctttggaaaaaaaaaaagagagaaatgtaaaAGGGTAAAAATTACCCTAATTAGTGTGTAAGTGATTAGGAAAATCCTTGCTTAGTGGCTAGACCAATTTGTTGTAGAGTTTGTGGCTCACAGATATTTGGGTTTGGGCTAATGGCTATGCAAGTTACCATTTATAGTCTTTTGAGGAAATGTATGGaaaaatagcttctttttttaaatctcctgggatgaaaaagaaaaaaaaagggggggattttCTAAGTGAAGAggaagtagggggagggggagcagcaggaagaaagaGCCAATGTTCCTGTGGCTGTGGCTGAAGCGTTGCAGGGAGAGGCCAGccctgggaggggggtgggaggagggacacTCACGGCAAACTTGGCCAGCACGTAAGCTCCAGCTCCCACTCCGATGCCAATCACGTACTTGAACCTGGCGGAGAGCACGGCTGGTCACTCCAGGGCCAGGGAAGGCGCTGCCCGAGACTGCCCTCAGCTGGTGCCTGCTGGCCCTGCGGCGGCACGGGACACCCTCTGGCCCCCAGCCCAGGGAAGGGTCCCGGTGGGACTCACCCGAAGTGCTGCACCACGCTGGGGAGCATGGCTGCCAGCTGCTCCATGGAGGGGAACTGGTACCTGCGGGTGGAGCAGGCGGTCAGGGCCGGGCGCGGCCTGGACCACGGAGCCGGGGCGATCTGGAGTGGGGAGTGCTCCCTGGTACCTACCCCTGGGGAAACTGCGACGCCCCCACCTGCTGCCCGGGGGCGTCCACGTG contains:
- the NDRG4 gene encoding protein NDRG4 isoform X3 produces the protein MPECWDGEHDIETPYGLLHVVIRGSPKGNRPAILTYHDVGLNHKLCFNTFFNFEDMQEITKHFVVCHVDAPGQQVGASQFPQGYQFPSMEQLAAMLPSVVQHFGFKYVIGIGVGAGAYVLAKFALIFPDLVEGLVLMNIDPNGKGWIDWAATKLSGLTSTLPDTVLSHLFSQEELVNNTELVQSYRQQIGNVVNQANLQLFWNMYNSRRDLDINRPGTVPNAKTLRCPVMLVVGDNAPAEDGVVECNSKLDPTTTTFLKMADSGGLPQVTQPGKLTEAFKYFLQGMGYIAYLKDRRLSGGAVPSASMTRLARSRTASLTSASSVDGSRPQACTHSESSEGLGQVNHTMEVSC
- the NDRG4 gene encoding protein NDRG4 isoform X5, translated to MPECWDGEHDIETPYGLLHVVIRGSPKGNRPAILTYHDVGLNHKLCFNTFFNFEDMQEITKHFVVCHVDAPGQQVGASQFPQGYQFPSMEQLAAMLPSVVQHFGFKYVIGIGVGAGAYVLAKFALIFPDLVEGLVLMNIDPNGKGWIDWAATKLSGLTSTLPDTVLSHLFSQEELVNNTELVQSYRQQIGNVVNQANLQLFWNMYNSRRDLDINRPGTVPNAKTLRCPVMLVVGDNAPAEDGVVECNSKLDPTTTTFLKMADSGGLPQVTQPGKLTEAFKYFLQGMGYMPSASMTRLARSRTASLTSASSVDGSRPQACTHSESSEGLGQVNHTMEVSC